Sequence from the Paenibacillus tundrae genome:
TGCCTTCCTTCTGCTCGCCAGCATGTGGAGTAACATGATGATTCATTTCATTCATTCCCCCTCGGATGGTTTGATCATGGCAGCTCTAAGTCATTCGATATACATTAGATTCGAATCGTATATTAGTAAGCGTTTGCAACAAAAACAGCTTTGTGATAGGATGATTACATTTTAAGGTAAGCTGAGTACAATTTCATTGCTTAATCTGCTCTATTTATTGCGTGAAATGACGGGAGGTACGCTATGAACGGATCCTCTGAATATTTTTACGATCCCATTCAACCTGAGCTTCTGTATCAGCATCGAGTGACGACCTATAAACTGGAAACGATCTATCATCGACATAATGCCTATGAAATTTATCTCTTCCTTCGTGGCAATGTTCATTTCTATGTAGAAAATCGCTGTTACCATATGGAGCGGGGGGATCTGCTCGTTATGTCACCTCAGGAGATGCACCGTGCTTTTATTTTGGATGAAACGGAGTATGAACGGATTACGATTAATCTTAAGAAAACATATCTACATCAGCTATCTACACCATCGACTAATTTATCATCCTGCTTCGATTATCGACCCAAGGGAAAAGGAAACATGATTCATCTGGACGAAGATCGTCTGCAGCAGTTGTTGCAATGGACAGAACAAATTGAAGAATTACGTGCTTCCGATGCTTATGGTACAGATATCAAACTGAATGCAGCAACTGCTCAATTGCTGATTATGCTGA
This genomic interval carries:
- a CDS encoding AraC family transcriptional regulator, with product MNGSSEYFYDPIQPELLYQHRVTTYKLETIYHRHNAYEIYLFLRGNVHFYVENRCYHMERGDLLVMSPQEMHRAFILDETEYERITINLKKTYLHQLSTPSTNLSSCFDYRPKGKGNMIHLDEDRLQQLLQWTEQIEELRASDAYGTDIKLNAATAQLLIMLNVWFHNNSFVPHDIMPELVRNTMEYIEEHITQDITLGKLAEEFYMNSTSISRQFKKHTGLTLRSYILGRRIELAKFHLSEGMSITDTCFQSGFSDYANFIRSFTKLVGISPGKYIKKRRDTFKSAVSSSSNM